Proteins encoded in a region of the Candidatus Obscuribacter sp. genome:
- the ispE gene encoding 4-(cytidine 5'-diphospho)-2-C-methyl-D-erythritol kinase: protein MIQVLAPAKINLTFEMTGLMPDGYHQVKTLMQTISLADTLSFDIQPAREPSITITAESDNLGGTEDFPLGADNLIAKAIRLYLSAASEYVRSPLKISVHTKKQIPIGAGMAGGSGNGAAALLAMNNYFLDVANRGVLSQDELIDIGKKLGADVPFSLTGGTAVGTGRGDELTAVETALAAAPLHFLLAKPRHLHVSTPWAYKTYDELGYKFGLSERLHDRGIADDATKHVADNLKDSSSYPEAYKAFGNDFEQALFPHYKELKELKTKFMELGALACHMTGSGPTIYAVCDSAESAETLKHNYKELVLKERDMVCATKFDPVDLFVVHSITHGAKVIDG, encoded by the coding sequence GTGATCCAGGTCTTAGCACCAGCCAAAATCAATCTCACTTTTGAGATGACCGGTCTCATGCCTGATGGCTATCATCAGGTCAAAACTCTGATGCAGACTATTAGTCTGGCCGATACACTCAGTTTTGATATCCAGCCAGCGCGCGAGCCGTCTATCACAATAACGGCAGAGAGCGACAATCTCGGTGGTACTGAGGACTTCCCCCTGGGAGCCGATAATCTTATTGCTAAAGCAATCAGACTATATCTATCGGCGGCATCGGAGTATGTGCGCAGTCCTCTCAAAATCTCAGTGCATACCAAAAAGCAAATACCAATTGGCGCTGGCATGGCAGGCGGCTCTGGCAACGGCGCAGCAGCACTGCTGGCGATGAATAATTACTTTTTAGATGTGGCCAACCGCGGTGTATTGTCACAAGATGAGTTAATAGATATAGGCAAAAAGCTCGGTGCCGATGTGCCTTTTAGCCTCACAGGCGGTACAGCCGTAGGCACCGGTCGTGGTGACGAGCTAACAGCCGTAGAGACTGCACTAGCAGCAGCTCCACTACATTTTTTGCTCGCCAAGCCAAGACATCTACATGTCTCTACCCCCTGGGCCTATAAGACTTACGACGAGCTGGGCTATAAGTTTGGTCTCTCCGAGAGATTACATGACCGTGGTATTGCCGATGATGCTACAAAACATGTGGCAGACAATCTCAAAGACTCATCTAGCTATCCTGAAGCTTATAAAGCCTTTGGCAATGACTTTGAACAAGCGCTCTTTCCCCACTATAAAGAGCTAAAAGAACTAAAAACTAAGTTTATGGAGCTTGGCGCTCTTGCCTGCCATATGACTGGCAGCGGACCAACTATCTACGCTGTGTGCGACTCTGCAGAGAGTGCGGAGACGCTCAAACATAACTATAAAGAGCTGGTCTTAAAAGAGCGCGATATGGTCTGCGCTACAAAATTTGATCCTGTCGATTTGTTTGTTGTCCACTCAATTACCCACGGAGCTAAAGTAATCGATGGCTAA
- the rsmA gene encoding ribosomal RNA small subunit methyltransferase A gives MAEITRETLYQRAQVVRAKKRFGQNFLVEPAILRMIVDSLNLKPSDTVVEIGPGLGFLTEFLLMSGAHVHAVELDTFLAARLEGMKEQYPNLTVINKDFLHFDLAEIGAKQLKVVGNVPYQITTPIIARVLGEIDQPAPWTALIERLTMTVQLELAQRISAPPGSKAYGQITALADYYAECKMLAKVGAEHFIPKPNVESAVIELKTRAKPKVSVKDLSLLRKVVASGFKERRKMLKNNLAFTHLTQDELHALLLELHISPAARAESLSLEKFAALADRLYDILPHTANR, from the coding sequence ATGGCTGAAATCACAAGAGAAACTCTCTATCAGCGAGCACAAGTTGTTAGAGCAAAAAAACGCTTTGGTCAAAATTTTTTGGTTGAACCGGCCATCCTGCGCATGATTGTCGATAGCCTCAATCTCAAACCCAGCGATACAGTGGTGGAGATTGGTCCAGGTCTGGGCTTTTTGACCGAATTTTTGCTCATGAGCGGAGCCCATGTCCATGCAGTTGAGCTAGATACATTTTTGGCAGCGCGCCTGGAGGGCATGAAAGAACAGTATCCTAATTTGACTGTTATTAATAAGGACTTCCTCCATTTTGATCTAGCTGAGATAGGCGCCAAACAGCTCAAAGTAGTAGGCAATGTGCCCTATCAAATCACCACGCCAATTATTGCCAGAGTACTGGGCGAAATCGATCAACCAGCACCGTGGACAGCTCTTATCGAGCGCCTTACCATGACTGTACAACTAGAACTAGCACAGCGTATATCTGCACCACCAGGCTCCAAGGCTTACGGTCAAATCACAGCATTGGCTGATTATTATGCTGAGTGCAAGATGCTTGCCAAAGTAGGCGCCGAGCACTTTATCCCCAAGCCAAATGTAGAGTCTGCTGTAATCGAGCTTAAGACCAGAGCAAAGCCAAAAGTATCAGTAAAAGATCTCAGTCTTTTGCGCAAGGTAGTGGCCAGCGGCTTTAAAGAGCGTCGCAAAATGCTTAAAAACAATCTGGCTTTTACTCATCTTACTCAAGATGAGTTGCATGCACTTTTGCTAGAGCTGCATATATCTCCAGCAGCCAGAGCCGAGTCTCTATCCCTGGAAAAATTTGCCGCATTGGCTGATAGACTTTATGATATCTTGCCCCACACCGCAAACAGATAA
- a CDS encoding HlyC/CorC family transporter yields MYEALKHGHSRLPVYDEDEDHIFGVVHIRDGLRALMDHKEQTHVREFARTVLIVPQNKNLKDLLTEFKRTKTHMAIVMDEYGGTQGIVTLEDLLEELVGDIADEHEIVEEFIVEEADGSYLVDAKLPLDDANDKLGLDIEDDEFNTIGGHVFGKLGREPKPGDEIESDLYILTVVESDRHKIIKLRLVKKVVESDSEATQMLTQVNGAIKNGEKSVEASH; encoded by the coding sequence TTGTACGAAGCTCTCAAACACGGACATTCGCGTCTGCCAGTCTATGACGAAGACGAAGACCATATCTTTGGTGTGGTACACATCAGAGACGGTTTGCGCGCTCTCATGGATCATAAAGAACAGACCCATGTAAGAGAATTTGCTCGCACAGTATTGATTGTGCCGCAAAACAAAAACCTCAAAGACTTGCTTACTGAGTTTAAGCGCACCAAAACCCACATGGCTATTGTCATGGATGAGTACGGTGGCACTCAAGGTATAGTCACTCTCGAAGACTTGCTCGAAGAGCTAGTCGGCGACATCGCTGACGAGCACGAGATTGTCGAAGAATTTATCGTCGAAGAAGCCGATGGCAGCTATCTCGTAGATGCCAAACTGCCGCTTGACGATGCTAACGACAAGCTCGGTCTCGATATCGAAGACGATGAATTTAACACCATCGGTGGACACGTCTTTGGCAAACTCGGTCGCGAGCCCAAACCTGGCGATGAAATCGAATCAGACCTGTATATCCTCACTGTAGTGGAGTCTGACCGACACAAAATTATCAAGCTAAGACTGGTCAAAAAGGTCGTAGAAAGTGATAGTGAAGCGACTCAGATGCTCACTCAGGTCAATGGCGCCATCAAAAACGGCGAAAAATCAGTGGAGGCAAGCCACTAA
- a CDS encoding DUF21 domain-containing protein gives MALARVRRTRIEHLAENGNVLAKKAQVFVDDPERFISACQLGITIATLLLGAAGESALAENVAMHAERIGVSAAWGHKTIESLRWCSYALAFTFTAYIQTVGGELLPKMLTYTRAEQVLLWTVIPMQFWCFITSPFLRILNGTTAIVVKVLKIKEPPSVHMVHSEEELKMLVSASHEEGLLESGEEEMLHSVFDFSDTTASEVMTPRIDLVCVSADTTMKAFVRSSQTRTFASASL, from the coding sequence ATGGCGCTTGCCCGCGTCCGTCGCACCCGTATCGAACATCTAGCCGAAAACGGCAATGTACTGGCTAAAAAAGCCCAGGTCTTTGTCGACGACCCGGAACGCTTTATCTCTGCCTGTCAGCTCGGTATCACTATTGCCACACTCCTATTGGGTGCGGCCGGTGAGAGCGCCCTGGCCGAAAACGTTGCTATGCACGCCGAGAGAATTGGAGTAAGTGCAGCCTGGGGTCACAAAACAATTGAGAGCCTGAGATGGTGCAGTTATGCCCTGGCATTTACATTTACGGCCTATATACAGACTGTTGGTGGTGAACTACTGCCTAAGATGCTCACCTACACAAGAGCAGAGCAAGTGCTTTTGTGGACTGTAATACCGATGCAATTCTGGTGCTTTATCACTTCGCCCTTTCTCAGGATACTCAATGGCACCACAGCTATTGTTGTTAAGGTGCTCAAAATCAAAGAACCACCATCGGTGCACATGGTGCACTCCGAAGAAGAGCTGAAAATGCTGGTATCCGCCTCCCACGAAGAAGGCTTACTGGAATCTGGCGAAGAAGAAATGCTGCACAGTGTTTTTGACTTTTCGGACACTACCGCTTCCGAGGTCATGACACCGCGTATAGATCTTGTATGTGTCTCAGCTGATACCACAATGAAAGCCTTTGTACGAAGCTCTCAAACACGGACATTCGCGTCTGCCAGTCTATGA
- a CDS encoding DUF4013 domain-containing protein, with translation MSEAESAQVVTASDVLSLSFKSITSEPGWMVKVMIGSLISYLAATTFVVNQLFLPLCVALLGLSYGYLLRVMRQCIVDPSAKLPEWNNWIDLLISGISWAAIGMGFTFVGLGMIASVLIIGAETGSCNISDPRFNQWALASFISLFALFNCGHFFGAVLMANFAEEESMAAGFA, from the coding sequence ATGAGCGAAGCAGAGAGCGCACAAGTAGTAACCGCCAGTGATGTCCTGTCACTGTCATTTAAAAGCATCACCAGTGAGCCAGGCTGGATGGTCAAAGTCATGATTGGCAGCTTGATAAGCTACTTAGCTGCCACTACATTTGTCGTCAACCAACTCTTTTTACCGCTTTGTGTAGCCCTGCTTGGTTTGAGCTATGGCTACCTTTTAAGGGTTATGCGGCAGTGCATTGTCGACCCATCTGCCAAACTGCCCGAATGGAACAATTGGATAGACCTGCTCATATCTGGCATAAGCTGGGCAGCTATCGGCATGGGCTTTACTTTTGTCGGTCTCGGCATGATTGCTTCGGTCTTGATAATTGGCGCTGAGACCGGCTCCTGCAATATTTCTGACCCACGCTTTAACCAGTGGGCGTTAGCAAGCTTTATCAGTCTGTTTGCCCTGTTTAATTGCGGACACTTTTTTGGTGCAGTTTTGATGGCAAACTTTGCCGAAGAAGAAAGTATGGCAGCTGGTTTTGCCTGA
- the surE gene encoding 5'/3'-nucleotidase SurE yields the protein MRILLSNDDGIQAPGLNTLAKVLGQSGKHDVYVCAPDRQRSATGHSLTLHKPLRVQPVDLGSEIKGAWATTGTPADCVKIAISELMGTAPDVVISGINSGPNLGTDVLYSGTVAAAMEGAFSELPSIAVSAYKGEQAVFTTGAEFILHFLESYADLPKTKRGLININIPVLAVKGVKICKLGVRKYHDTFERRSDPMGRDYYWLSGHAIEDGEATDSDVFAVASGYISVTPILFNMTDGELLKTLEKSPIAHLAG from the coding sequence GTGAGAATTCTTCTATCTAACGACGATGGTATACAGGCACCGGGTCTAAACACCCTGGCAAAGGTGCTTGGCCAGTCAGGTAAGCACGATGTCTATGTCTGTGCGCCCGATAGACAACGCTCCGCCACCGGGCACTCACTGACCCTGCACAAGCCTTTGAGAGTGCAGCCTGTCGACCTCGGCAGTGAGATAAAAGGCGCCTGGGCGACCACTGGCACTCCGGCAGACTGTGTCAAAATCGCCATCAGCGAGCTTATGGGTACAGCCCCTGATGTTGTCATATCGGGCATCAACTCAGGACCAAACCTGGGCACAGATGTGCTTTATTCTGGCACTGTGGCAGCAGCCATGGAGGGTGCCTTTAGCGAATTGCCAAGTATCGCTGTCAGCGCTTATAAAGGCGAACAAGCGGTCTTTACTACTGGCGCTGAGTTTATTTTGCATTTCCTTGAGAGCTATGCAGACTTACCCAAGACTAAGCGCGGTCTTATCAATATCAATATCCCAGTGCTGGCAGTCAAAGGTGTCAAAATCTGCAAACTGGGCGTGCGCAAATATCATGATACTTTTGAGCGCCGCTCTGACCCCATGGGCCGCGACTATTACTGGCTCTCCGGTCACGCTATCGAAGACGGCGAAGCCACCGACAGTGATGTTTTTGCTGTAGCCAGCGGCTATATATCGGTAACTCCCATACTCTTTAATATGACCGATGGCGAGCTATTAAAGACCCTCGAAAAATCCCCAATTGCCCACCTGGCTGGCTAA
- a CDS encoding winged helix-turn-helix transcriptional regulator: MNSSLLDPIFSNLRRKLLAALLLQPEKQWYMLELANYLSVSRSSLQGELETLLKSEILVSHKDGRRVYYQANKDCQILPELQSILTKTVGVVALVKKALKPLAKKIEIAFIYGSFAQSSELVSSDIDLFVAGNIGLADIAVALRSVQREINRDINPVVISIDEAQRKLLSGDHFLTSVKKANKLFLIGAESDLGKAFSGKQD, translated from the coding sequence GTGAATTCCTCCCTGCTAGATCCTATTTTTTCCAATCTAAGGCGCAAGCTCCTGGCTGCCCTCTTACTTCAGCCCGAAAAGCAGTGGTACATGCTGGAGCTGGCCAACTATCTGTCCGTCTCTCGCTCAAGCCTGCAGGGAGAGCTTGAGACCCTGCTCAAGTCAGAGATTCTTGTTTCTCATAAAGATGGACGGAGAGTCTACTATCAAGCAAATAAAGACTGCCAAATCCTTCCAGAGCTACAGAGCATTTTGACAAAGACAGTTGGGGTCGTGGCTCTTGTCAAAAAGGCACTCAAGCCCCTGGCTAAAAAAATCGAGATTGCTTTCATATACGGCTCCTTTGCTCAGTCCAGCGAGCTTGTTTCCAGCGACATAGATCTTTTTGTTGCTGGAAACATTGGTCTGGCTGATATTGCAGTTGCCTTGCGCTCAGTGCAAAGAGAGATCAACAGAGACATAAATCCTGTAGTAATCAGCATTGATGAAGCTCAGCGAAAACTTCTCAGTGGTGACCACTTCCTTACTTCGGTAAAGAAGGCTAATAAGCTGTTTTTGATAGGTGCCGAAAGTGACTTGGGAAAGGCTTTTAGCGGAAAACAAGATTAA
- a CDS encoding tetratricopeptide repeat protein, whose translation MMKRPVQLTAFRLSLGLALATAISIATATKSLARQAGEETTVHFQTIPGQPDFIYFDNDFELSNDEYCLPVAINGKLIDGKNKQAIEKILGQQPAGAILTLTYINNHGIVKTIDIKAPLLKSTYPEQANLEGLQSAFKQIDQYPISQRSAVNYKEDEYLGNQWDLFAKAGVIETIDSVNELPVDFKSCQNQAAAIAAAGCLRCGDLAGADKYTSKILSTLDYDHVINFYTGSQNKLIPLLVATNRLEIASQICQILLTKNLSPKLLTKLGLTEYKSGAYQSAINTYTHADSSSKLYPILAYYAQILERQKSPQLAAVADCMYAIKREYSTPTREDNALLADLYYRLGNFDRALEIYNEDLVSNLNTANEQIYMIDSLYYCHSALRVANVYSKMGKQADALSTLQSAIAYRKKLFSPQLEGNIAHNSSYFPKLKDLEQAIITIKAADSQNPAELPVDGPDQVYSYGYKNKLLMRYGQAIADADKAIKAKDTAQIEKTIMSVKQHLTDYNAEGLDYLSMDLPCAILAVARSLSDAGYLNESNSLLNYLLSNPSKISTTAPYLIRAELSINQYRKDKTLPEQICGSSKIDAPLLTGVSGYRYMGTLYLAADQIERAEITLNHANHLLKTIDWSNLDANNKDLLAAAENQAEAQIAVLLDLAKLELLIWHKDNDTAHLANATSLVDETIAFIKMLKFEMVPVSTSSYTNTVINKTYCLANALRSSDQASRAITILDKVQPLVSPVFTSDQHRANFEPIYLFSKLRCRVALDKGDKQTAMSEAAQCATLRGYNGDIAAPLLEAISSNFGNDPTASCQKWLTLSNNFIHELQGDTKEVSIYCSRQALEQGIRSNNTQGALLRHLLLSLGRLLIDDSPKEALYYFDRAMVGANQSDVKTIQSEIDMVQSRMKRDSEPEVH comes from the coding sequence GTGATGAAGAGACCTGTGCAATTGACTGCATTTCGTCTATCACTGGGACTTGCCCTTGCTACTGCGATATCCATTGCAACTGCAACTAAGTCCCTGGCCAGGCAAGCAGGAGAAGAAACAACTGTACATTTCCAAACGATTCCAGGACAGCCGGACTTTATCTACTTTGACAATGACTTTGAACTAAGTAACGATGAGTACTGCTTGCCTGTGGCTATCAATGGCAAGCTAATCGATGGCAAAAACAAACAAGCAATCGAGAAAATACTGGGACAACAGCCTGCCGGCGCCATCCTCACTCTCACATATATAAACAACCATGGCATAGTCAAAACAATCGATATAAAAGCACCACTGCTCAAATCTACTTATCCTGAGCAAGCAAATCTTGAGGGTCTCCAGTCTGCCTTCAAACAAATAGATCAGTACCCTATCTCGCAGCGCTCGGCGGTCAATTACAAAGAGGATGAATATTTAGGCAACCAGTGGGATCTTTTTGCAAAGGCTGGCGTAATCGAGACCATTGACTCAGTAAATGAATTACCAGTAGATTTTAAATCGTGCCAAAATCAAGCCGCAGCGATTGCCGCTGCCGGTTGCTTGCGCTGCGGAGATCTAGCGGGCGCAGACAAATACACCAGTAAAATCCTGAGTACACTTGATTATGATCACGTCATCAACTTTTATACTGGCTCGCAAAACAAACTGATACCACTATTGGTTGCAACAAATAGACTGGAGATAGCATCTCAAATTTGCCAAATCCTGCTTACTAAAAACCTCAGCCCCAAACTACTTACCAAACTCGGCTTGACCGAATACAAAAGTGGCGCCTACCAGAGCGCAATCAATACTTATACTCATGCCGATAGCTCATCCAAACTCTATCCAATACTGGCTTACTATGCTCAAATCTTAGAGCGACAAAAGAGCCCACAACTAGCTGCAGTGGCTGACTGCATGTATGCAATCAAGCGCGAGTATTCTACACCCACAAGAGAAGACAATGCCCTACTGGCAGACCTGTACTATCGTCTGGGCAATTTTGATAGAGCACTTGAAATTTACAATGAAGATCTCGTCTCCAATCTAAACACAGCAAACGAACAAATCTACATGATTGATTCACTCTACTATTGCCATAGCGCCCTTAGAGTGGCAAACGTCTATAGCAAAATGGGCAAACAAGCCGATGCGTTAAGCACTCTACAATCTGCTATTGCTTATCGCAAAAAATTATTTAGCCCACAACTTGAAGGAAACATTGCTCATAACTCTAGCTACTTCCCCAAACTCAAAGACCTAGAACAAGCAATCATCACAATCAAAGCTGCAGATAGCCAAAACCCAGCTGAACTACCTGTGGATGGACCAGATCAAGTCTACTCATACGGCTATAAGAACAAACTCTTGATGCGTTACGGGCAGGCAATTGCTGACGCCGACAAAGCAATCAAAGCAAAAGACACCGCTCAAATAGAAAAGACAATTATGTCAGTGAAGCAGCATCTGACTGACTATAATGCAGAAGGACTCGATTATCTGTCAATGGATTTACCCTGTGCAATCCTGGCAGTAGCACGTAGTCTCAGCGATGCCGGCTATCTAAACGAGTCAAACAGTCTGCTCAATTATCTGCTGTCAAATCCATCCAAGATAAGCACCACTGCACCATATCTGATAAGAGCAGAATTAAGCATCAATCAATACCGAAAAGACAAAACACTCCCAGAGCAAATATGCGGCTCATCAAAGATCGATGCGCCTCTATTAACTGGGGTCTCGGGCTACCGCTATATGGGTACACTTTATCTAGCAGCTGACCAAATCGAGAGAGCGGAGATAACGCTCAATCATGCCAATCATTTACTTAAAACAATTGATTGGTCCAATCTAGATGCTAACAATAAAGACCTATTAGCCGCAGCCGAGAACCAAGCAGAAGCTCAAATAGCTGTGCTATTAGACCTGGCAAAACTAGAACTGCTCATCTGGCACAAAGATAACGATACTGCTCATCTGGCAAATGCCACCAGTCTTGTGGACGAGACAATCGCATTTATCAAAATGCTGAAATTTGAAATGGTGCCGGTTAGTACCAGCAGCTATACAAATACTGTTATCAATAAGACCTACTGCCTGGCAAACGCCCTGAGAAGCTCTGACCAAGCCAGTCGTGCCATTACCATACTGGATAAAGTGCAGCCTTTGGTCAGTCCCGTATTTACGAGCGATCAACATAGAGCTAATTTTGAGCCAATCTATTTGTTTAGTAAATTGCGCTGTCGAGTGGCCCTAGACAAAGGTGACAAACAAACTGCCATGTCCGAGGCCGCACAGTGTGCTACTCTCAGAGGATACAATGGAGACATTGCTGCTCCTTTATTAGAAGCAATCAGCAGTAACTTTGGCAATGATCCTACAGCATCCTGCCAGAAGTGGCTGACACTAAGCAACAACTTTATCCATGAATTGCAAGGCGATACAAAGGAAGTAAGTATCTATTGCTCTCGCCAGGCATTGGAGCAAGGCATTAGATCAAACAACACTCAAGGAGCCTTGCTGCGTCATTTGCTGCTCAGTTTGGGGCGTCTGCTCATAGACGATAGTCCCAAAGAAGCACTCTACTATTTTGACAGGGCAATGGTTGGAGCAAATCAATCAGATGTCAAAACAATCCAAAGTGAGATCGACATGGTCCAATCTCGAATGAAACGAGATAGTGAGCCTGAGGTTCACTAG